Proteins encoded together in one Qingshengfaniella alkalisoli window:
- a CDS encoding ABC transporter ATP-binding protein, whose protein sequence is MLKRFFEYYRPWMGLFWLDFGCAVLSGLLELAFPIAVQGFIDKLIPAGNWTLTLLAVAGLTAIYLINAGLMFVVTYWGHKLGINIETTMRARAFEHLQRLSFSYFDKVRTGKMVARVTRDLEDIGEIAHHGPEDLFIAIMTFVGAFCLMLWINVQLAFVAIVIVPAMAFLTSYYGGRMTRTWRAIYSKIGNFNVRLEETVGGIRVVQAFANEAHEAQLFKRDNAAYRAAKLAAYRVMAGSVSLTYMGMRLVQVVIMVFGAGLVLKGELTEGGFVAFLLLTGAFLRPIEKIAAVIELYPRGVAGFQRYCELIDTKPDIADGPDAKSVDRLNGAIEIDHASFGYATDMPVVQDISLSVEPGETVAFVGASGAGKTTLLSLVPRFYELTSGAIRIDGIDVRDMKLESLRRQIGIVQQDVFLFGGTMAENIAYGRLDATRDEIAQAAHRARLGELLERLPEGLDTVVGERGVTLSGGQKQRVAIARAFLKNPPILILDEATSALDTETERRIQRALDDLAKDRTTLVIAHRLATIRNVDRIVVMEEGRIVETGSYEELLAKGGAFARLDAA, encoded by the coding sequence ATGCTGAAACGGTTCTTCGAATACTATCGTCCTTGGATGGGGCTGTTCTGGCTCGATTTCGGTTGCGCAGTTCTGTCTGGTTTATTGGAACTTGCCTTCCCCATCGCAGTGCAGGGCTTCATCGACAAGCTTATTCCGGCGGGGAACTGGACGCTGACATTGCTTGCCGTGGCTGGGCTGACGGCGATCTATCTGATCAATGCAGGGTTGATGTTCGTGGTGACCTATTGGGGCCACAAGCTGGGTATCAACATAGAAACCACGATGCGGGCGCGGGCGTTCGAACATCTTCAGCGGCTGTCGTTTTCGTATTTCGACAAGGTGCGCACGGGCAAGATGGTGGCGCGTGTCACCCGCGATCTGGAAGACATCGGCGAGATCGCGCATCATGGCCCCGAGGACTTGTTCATCGCGATCATGACCTTTGTCGGCGCGTTCTGCCTGATGCTCTGGATCAATGTGCAACTGGCTTTCGTCGCGATTGTTATCGTTCCGGCAATGGCTTTTCTGACGTCATACTACGGTGGGCGGATGACCAGGACCTGGCGCGCCATCTATTCCAAGATCGGTAACTTCAATGTCCGGCTGGAAGAAACTGTGGGTGGCATCCGCGTTGTTCAGGCCTTCGCGAATGAGGCCCACGAGGCGCAGTTGTTCAAGCGCGACAACGCTGCCTATCGCGCGGCAAAACTGGCGGCCTACAGGGTCATGGCGGGGTCCGTGTCGCTGACTTATATGGGCATGCGTCTCGTGCAGGTAGTGATTATGGTATTCGGTGCGGGGCTGGTGCTGAAAGGGGAACTGACCGAAGGTGGCTTCGTAGCATTTCTTCTTCTGACCGGCGCGTTTCTTCGCCCCATCGAAAAGATCGCGGCCGTGATCGAGTTGTATCCCCGCGGTGTGGCGGGTTTTCAGCGCTACTGCGAGCTGATCGATACCAAGCCGGACATTGCCGACGGTCCCGATGCGAAATCCGTGGACCGGCTGAATGGTGCGATCGAGATCGATCATGCCAGCTTTGGCTACGCAACGGACATGCCTGTCGTGCAGGACATTTCGCTAAGCGTCGAGCCGGGCGAAACGGTGGCTTTCGTGGGCGCCTCCGGGGCGGGGAAGACCACACTGTTGTCGCTGGTGCCCCGCTTTTATGAACTGACCTCGGGCGCGATCCGTATTGATGGTATAGACGTCCGCGACATGAAGCTGGAATCGCTGCGCCGCCAGATCGGGATCGTTCAGCAGGATGTTTTCCTGTTCGGCGGAACGATGGCGGAAAACATTGCCTATGGGCGTCTTGACGCGACGCGGGACGAAATTGCTCAGGCCGCCCATCGTGCCCGTCTGGGCGAGCTATTAGAACGCCTTCCGGAAGGGCTCGACACAGTGGTCGGCGAGCGCGGTGTAACGCTGTCCGGCGGACAAAAGCAGCGCGTGGCAATTGCCCGCGCTTTCCTGAAGAACCCGCCGATCCTCATTCTCGATGAGGCTACGTCGGCACTGGATACGGAAACGGAACGCCGCATCCAGCGGGCGTTGGATGATCTTGCGAAGGATCGAACCACCTTGGTCATTGCACATCGCCTGGCGACGATCCGCAACGTGGATCGGATCGTGGTCATGGAAGAGGGCCGCATCGTCGAGACGGGAAGCTACGAGGAATTGTTGGCCAAGGGCGGCGCCTTTGCGCGTCTGGACGCAGCTTGA
- a CDS encoding ExbD/TolR family protein, which translates to MFNFSDHRTPRRPSLTPMIDVVFLLLVFFMLAARFGTDMAMPLKLAGSGTGYDGPPRLVDVQAEDVKLNGVVMGEASLLAQLQELTEAPTDTIILRPGKDTPLQRVVDVMQVLNGEGYSSLVMVE; encoded by the coding sequence GTGTTCAACTTTTCCGATCATAGAACTCCGCGCAGGCCCAGCCTGACACCCATGATCGACGTGGTGTTTCTGTTGCTGGTGTTTTTCATGCTGGCGGCGCGCTTCGGAACGGATATGGCCATGCCTCTGAAGCTCGCGGGTAGCGGCACGGGTTATGACGGTCCACCCCGTCTGGTCGATGTGCAGGCCGAGGACGTCAAGCTGAATGGCGTGGTGATGGGTGAGGCCTCTCTCCTTGCGCAACTGCAGGAACTGACCGAAGCCCCCACGGATACGATCATCCTGCGTCCGGGCAAAGACACCCCGCTACAACGCGTCGTAGACGTCATGCAGGTGCTGAATGGTGAGGGATATAGCTCGCTTGTGATGGTGGAATGA
- a CDS encoding MotA/TolQ/ExbB proton channel family protein produces MEQFGPAVTEMLGFLQRGGPAIWAISALSIVTLALILWKIWRLVMIGAWSGAATERAVQQWSEGDIDGARVTLAPRKSLRARVAKAAMATHLDPEFSEPEAREETGRVAKLELARARSGLRALELIATIAPLLGLLGTVLGMIEAFQALQEAGARADPAALAGGIWEALLTTAAGMAVAIPASAALTWFESVAENVQADMEDAATRIFTRYQHDPSLAQAAE; encoded by the coding sequence GTGGAACAGTTCGGACCGGCCGTCACCGAAATGCTTGGCTTTCTGCAACGCGGCGGACCCGCAATCTGGGCGATCTCGGCGTTGTCGATCGTTACACTTGCACTGATCCTTTGGAAAATCTGGCGACTGGTCATGATCGGTGCGTGGTCAGGTGCCGCGACCGAACGCGCGGTACAGCAATGGAGCGAAGGTGACATCGACGGTGCCCGCGTCACGCTTGCACCACGCAAGAGCCTCCGCGCCCGCGTCGCCAAAGCCGCGATGGCCACTCACCTGGACCCCGAATTCAGTGAGCCAGAGGCCCGCGAGGAAACGGGCCGCGTCGCCAAGTTGGAACTCGCGCGTGCCCGCAGCGGTCTGCGCGCCCTGGAACTGATTGCAACCATCGCACCGCTTCTGGGTCTTCTCGGTACGGTTTTGGGGATGATCGAGGCATTTCAGGCGCTGCAAGAGGCTGGTGCCCGTGCCGACCCGGCCGCGCTTGCCGGTGGCATCTGGGAAGCCCTGCTGACGACCGCCGCCGGTATGGCCGTGGCCATTCCAGCCTCCGCCGCGCTGACATGGTTCGAAAGCGTCGCCGAAAATGTTCAGGCGGATATGGAAGATGCGGCCACACGTATCTTCACCCGTTACCAGCACGACCCGTCACTGGCGCAGGCTGCCGAGTAG
- a CDS encoding carbohydrate ABC transporter permease has product MLPSAEPRGPKPRRRFSRRNIFIYGTLLLVSIYYLLPLYVMVVTSLKGMPEIRLGNIFSPPMEVTFQPWVKAWSEACTGLNCDGLSRGFWNSVQILVPSVILSIAIASVNGYALANWKFKGAETFFTILIFGAFIPYQVMLYPIVILLREMGLYGSLWGLVLVHMVFGMPINTLLFRNYFTSVPEELFKAARVDGAGFWGIYFKIMLPMSLPIFVVAIIIQVTGIWNDFLFGVVYTKPENYPMTVQLNNIVNSVQGVKEYNVNMAATILTGLVPLIVYFISGKLFVRGIAAGAVKG; this is encoded by the coding sequence ATCCTGCCATCCGCCGAGCCCCGTGGCCCAAAACCGCGCCGCCGGTTTTCGCGGCGCAACATCTTCATCTATGGCACGTTGCTGCTGGTTTCGATCTACTACCTTCTGCCGCTTTACGTAATGGTGGTCACATCGTTGAAAGGCATGCCCGAAATCCGGCTTGGCAACATCTTTTCGCCACCGATGGAAGTTACCTTCCAACCATGGGTGAAAGCATGGTCCGAAGCCTGCACCGGTCTGAACTGCGACGGTCTCAGCCGCGGGTTCTGGAACTCGGTGCAGATTCTCGTGCCCTCGGTGATCCTGTCCATCGCCATCGCATCGGTGAATGGTTACGCGCTGGCCAACTGGAAGTTCAAAGGCGCCGAGACCTTTTTCACCATCCTGATTTTCGGTGCGTTCATCCCCTATCAGGTGATGCTCTACCCCATCGTGATCCTGCTGCGCGAAATGGGTCTTTATGGCAGTCTCTGGGGTCTGGTGCTGGTGCATATGGTTTTCGGGATGCCGATCAACACGCTGCTGTTCCGGAACTACTTCACCTCGGTCCCCGAAGAACTGTTCAAGGCCGCCCGCGTTGACGGGGCCGGATTCTGGGGGATTTACTTCAAGATCATGCTGCCGATGTCGCTGCCCATCTTCGTGGTTGCGATCATCATTCAGGTCACAGGCATCTGGAACGATTTCCTGTTCGGCGTGGTCTACACCAAGCCCGAAAACTACCCGATGACGGTTCAGTTGAACAACATCGTAAACTCGGTTCAGGGTGTAAAGGAATACAACGTCAACATGGCCGCCACGATCCTGACCGGACTGGTGCCGCTGATCGTTTACTTCATCTCCGGAAAACTCTTCGTGCGTGGCATCGCCGCAGGCGCAGTGAAAGGATAA
- a CDS encoding energy transducer TonB, translating into MRKLLETGSFLAIAAVIHVAAFWQTEQGAPQSGGSGGEALISLQAAPESLSQMVEDWERPPVEPSEPEMPDIEPPQQQTAAPDAPTPVESPTVEAAPATTLEALDTPGLELPSMDVPDLPEPEPEPEPEPEPEPEPEPEPEPEITSPTPPRKPTPPEPRREPQPQPQSAPQQAQRAAGTGGGVAAGDARASDTSTLSQAPAVNLKQAWGARIRARIERAKRSPRGARANGVAVVRLVVHPNGQLVQLALASSSGSPILDKAALDAVRRAGRFPSAPPELGGTAQSMDLPIQFN; encoded by the coding sequence ATGCGCAAGCTTCTGGAAACCGGCAGCTTTCTTGCCATCGCAGCGGTCATTCATGTCGCTGCCTTTTGGCAGACAGAACAAGGCGCACCGCAATCGGGCGGGTCCGGTGGCGAAGCGCTGATCAGCCTGCAAGCGGCACCCGAATCTCTGTCTCAGATGGTTGAGGACTGGGAAAGGCCACCTGTAGAACCGAGCGAGCCCGAAATGCCCGACATTGAACCGCCGCAGCAGCAGACGGCAGCGCCGGATGCCCCAACGCCAGTCGAAAGCCCGACTGTCGAGGCGGCGCCTGCCACCACGCTCGAAGCGCTGGACACACCGGGCTTGGAATTACCATCGATGGACGTACCGGACCTTCCTGAGCCTGAGCCTGAGCCTGAGCCTGAGCCTGAGCCTGAGCCTGAGCCTGAGCCTGAGCCTGAGCCTGAGATCACCTCACCCACACCGCCACGCAAGCCAACCCCTCCCGAACCAAGGCGGGAACCGCAGCCACAGCCGCAAAGCGCACCGCAACAGGCGCAGCGTGCGGCAGGCACAGGTGGCGGTGTCGCAGCCGGTGATGCGCGCGCGTCGGATACCTCGACATTGTCACAGGCGCCGGCGGTCAATTTGAAGCAGGCATGGGGCGCACGTATTCGCGCTAGGATCGAACGCGCCAAACGCTCGCCTCGTGGTGCGCGTGCGAATGGCGTCGCAGTTGTCCGCTTGGTTGTTCACCCGAATGGACAGTTGGTGCAACTGGCTCTGGCCAGTTCGTCCGGTTCGCCCATATTGGACAAGGCGGCCCTTGACGCGGTGCGCCGTGCAGGGCGCTTCCCGTCCGCCCCGCCAGAGCTAGGCGGCACAGCACAAAGCATGGATCTGCCGATCCAGTTCAACTGA
- a CDS encoding ABC transporter substrate-binding protein, with product MKLKSLGAWLAASVAVPATMASATDLEVTHWWTSGGEAAAVAEFASAFDATGNKWVDGAIAGGGSTARPIMISRITGGDPMGATQFNHGRQAEELVEAGLMRDLTDLAESEGWADAVAAPSLLESCTLDGKIYCVPVNIHSWQWLWLSNKAFEDAGLDVPTTWDEFVAAAPALRDAGKIPLAMGGQAWQRGGAFNVLMTAIGGKELVMKVYDEKDAEVAAGPEIAKVFQAAADAREMSQGSNVQDWNQATNMVIQDEAGGQIMGDWAQGEFQVAGEVAGEDYTCLPGLGVNEIISTDGDAFYFPVMDDEEQSAAQEELASVMFNAGTQVAFNLKKGSLPIRKDVDLNAANDCMKKGLAILDQGNTVTSVNQLVSPDTNTQIEGLMTEFFSDMNMTAEDAQARFADIIANAD from the coding sequence ATGAAGCTAAAATCGCTCGGAGCATGGCTCGCCGCATCGGTCGCCGTGCCAGCAACCATGGCGTCAGCGACTGATCTTGAAGTTACTCACTGGTGGACGTCCGGTGGCGAAGCTGCCGCCGTCGCGGAGTTCGCATCAGCTTTCGACGCAACCGGCAACAAGTGGGTCGACGGCGCGATTGCCGGTGGGGGCAGCACAGCCCGTCCGATCATGATCAGCCGCATCACAGGTGGCGACCCGATGGGCGCGACCCAGTTCAACCATGGCCGACAAGCGGAAGAACTGGTCGAAGCCGGATTGATGCGAGATCTGACGGATCTGGCTGAATCCGAAGGCTGGGCCGATGCTGTCGCTGCGCCTTCGCTCCTGGAAAGCTGTACGCTCGACGGGAAGATCTACTGCGTACCGGTAAACATCCATTCGTGGCAGTGGCTGTGGCTATCCAACAAGGCATTCGAAGATGCCGGCCTCGACGTTCCGACTACTTGGGACGAATTCGTGGCAGCCGCACCCGCGCTTCGCGACGCCGGTAAGATCCCGCTGGCAATGGGTGGCCAGGCCTGGCAGCGCGGCGGCGCATTCAACGTCCTTATGACTGCAATTGGCGGCAAGGAACTCGTCATGAAGGTCTATGACGAAAAAGACGCCGAAGTCGCAGCAGGACCAGAAATCGCCAAGGTTTTTCAGGCGGCCGCAGATGCGCGCGAAATGAGCCAGGGCAGCAATGTGCAGGACTGGAACCAGGCCACCAACATGGTGATCCAGGACGAAGCCGGCGGCCAGATCATGGGTGACTGGGCACAGGGCGAGTTCCAGGTTGCCGGTGAAGTTGCTGGTGAAGACTACACTTGTCTTCCCGGGCTCGGCGTGAACGAGATCATCTCCACGGATGGCGACGCATTCTACTTCCCTGTTATGGATGATGAGGAACAGAGCGCAGCGCAAGAAGAACTGGCTTCCGTGATGTTCAACGCCGGAACGCAGGTTGCCTTCAACCTCAAGAAGGGATCACTGCCAATCCGAAAGGATGTCGATCTCAATGCAGCCAACGACTGCATGAAGAAGGGTCTGGCGATCCTTGATCAGGGTAACACGGTTACGTCGGTCAACCAGCTGGTCAGCCCGGACACCAACACCCAGATCGAAGGTCTGATGACTGAATTCTTCAGCGACATGAACATGACGGCCGAGGACGCTCAGGCGCGCTTCGCGGATATCATCGCAAACGCCGACTGA
- a CDS encoding ABC transporter ATP-binding protein, whose amino-acid sequence MSLVETRNLRVDLGGRNVLPDLSLMLPEHKITVIVGPNACGKSTLLRTMARLVKPAAGTAYLDDKDVHDQPSRDVARKLGLLPQQTLAPEGLSVRRLVERGRTPHLGPLRPMRESDRKAVDDALDSVGMRHNEDRPVAALSGGQRQRAWLALVLAQQTDVLLLDEPTTYLDLPHQIELLDLVKKLNHDTCRTVAMVLHDINLASRVADHMIALRGGAVVAQGSPSNVVTEAGMKAVFDLDCRVISDPCRGTPMVVPL is encoded by the coding sequence ATGAGCCTTGTCGAGACCCGAAACCTTCGCGTGGATCTTGGCGGGCGCAATGTCTTGCCGGATTTGAGCCTCATGCTGCCGGAGCACAAAATCACCGTCATCGTCGGGCCAAATGCCTGCGGGAAGTCCACACTGCTGCGCACAATGGCACGGCTGGTCAAACCCGCTGCGGGCACGGCATATCTTGACGATAAGGACGTCCATGACCAGCCCAGCCGCGATGTGGCACGAAAGCTCGGCCTGCTGCCCCAGCAGACGCTGGCACCCGAAGGTCTGTCCGTGCGCCGATTGGTCGAACGCGGTCGCACGCCGCATCTAGGCCCCCTGCGCCCCATGCGCGAGTCGGATCGCAAAGCGGTGGATGATGCCCTTGATTCTGTGGGCATGCGCCACAACGAAGACCGGCCGGTCGCCGCATTGTCAGGCGGCCAAAGGCAGCGTGCGTGGCTTGCGTTGGTTTTGGCGCAACAGACCGATGTGTTGCTGCTGGACGAGCCGACCACCTATCTGGACCTGCCACATCAGATCGAACTGCTCGATCTGGTCAAGAAGTTGAACCACGACACCTGTCGCACGGTCGCGATGGTGCTGCACGACATCAACCTCGCCTCACGTGTCGCCGATCACATGATCGCACTTCGAGGCGGCGCGGTCGTTGCTCAAGGCAGTCCAAGCAATGTTGTCACCGAGGCTGGCATGAAAGCGGTGTTCGACCTTGATTGCCGTGTGATCAGCGACCCGTGCCGTGGAACGCCCATGGTCGTGCCATTGTAG
- a CDS encoding LacI family transcriptional regulator: MRQVKNEARGRSAEAPVSGTGRPTLKTIAYMTGLGITTVSKALKDAPDISTATKERVKLVAKQIGYRPNRAGVRLRTGKTNVVSVIVPVEDEAMGLSTHLIYGISRHLRTTRYHLIVTPYSLTDDPLDPVRYIVETGSADGVVLSRTEPLDPRITFLRDHSMPFVTHGRTEFDFDHAYFDFDNSAYAEQAVDELAQRGRGRIALLMPPPYLTYSKYMQDGLLRGLEHHDLLEVPFHGITTDSSFDAIKTEVMRLMSGRGRPDGVVCGSAASAIATIIAAEELGLTLGREFDLAVKDSFGLMQKFRRGTIAFHEDFRATGVGLAKAIIGAIEGNDVSDLQYVTRPILLGDEMPIS, translated from the coding sequence ATGCGTCAGGTCAAGAATGAGGCTCGCGGTCGATCCGCAGAGGCACCTGTTTCGGGTACGGGGCGCCCGACGCTGAAAACCATCGCCTATATGACGGGGCTGGGCATAACGACAGTATCCAAAGCCCTGAAAGACGCGCCTGATATCAGTACTGCCACGAAAGAACGGGTCAAGCTGGTCGCCAAGCAAATCGGCTACCGTCCGAACCGTGCTGGCGTGCGTCTGCGTACAGGAAAGACCAATGTTGTCAGCGTGATAGTACCGGTCGAAGATGAAGCGATGGGACTGTCAACGCACCTTATATACGGCATCTCCCGGCATCTGCGAACCACGCGCTACCACCTGATCGTAACGCCATACAGCCTGACGGATGATCCGCTTGATCCGGTGCGCTACATCGTCGAGACGGGCTCCGCTGATGGGGTTGTGCTGTCTCGAACGGAGCCGCTGGACCCACGCATTACCTTTCTGCGGGACCATTCGATGCCGTTTGTCACCCATGGGCGGACGGAGTTTGACTTCGATCATGCCTATTTCGATTTTGATAACTCGGCCTACGCGGAACAGGCTGTGGACGAGCTGGCACAACGCGGGCGGGGACGAATCGCGCTGCTGATGCCGCCGCCATATCTGACCTATTCCAAGTATATGCAGGACGGGTTGTTGCGAGGGCTAGAGCACCACGATCTGCTGGAAGTGCCGTTTCATGGGATCACCACTGACAGCAGTTTCGACGCGATCAAGACAGAGGTCATGCGTCTCATGTCAGGGCGGGGGCGGCCCGACGGGGTCGTGTGTGGCAGCGCGGCGTCTGCGATCGCGACGATCATCGCGGCGGAAGAGCTTGGCCTAACGCTCGGTCGGGAATTTGACTTGGCGGTGAAGGATTCCTTCGGCCTGATGCAGAAATTCCGGCGCGGGACGATCGCCTTTCACGAAGACTTCCGCGCAACGGGTGTCGGGTTGGCCAAGGCGATCATCGGTGCCATCGAGGGCAACGATGTAAGTGATCTGCAATACGTTACTCGGCCCATCTTGTTGGGGGATGAAATGCCGATCAGTTGA
- a CDS encoding ExbD/TolR family protein produces MTMQFSTPKPRPKAESIVPMINVVFLLLIFFLMTAQIAPPEPFEVTPPTAAAEDPADTGDILYVSAEGEFGFRDLKGDDAIAALSERENANSPLLIRADASVDASVVAGLMPRLAGVGITDATLLTAATGE; encoded by the coding sequence ATGACCATGCAGTTCTCGACACCAAAACCCCGACCCAAAGCTGAAAGCATCGTACCGATGATCAACGTGGTGTTCCTGCTGTTGATCTTCTTTCTGATGACTGCGCAGATCGCACCTCCCGAACCGTTCGAGGTGACCCCGCCAACCGCAGCAGCCGAAGACCCCGCAGACACTGGCGATATCCTTTACGTATCTGCGGAAGGTGAGTTCGGGTTTCGTGACCTCAAGGGCGACGACGCCATCGCCGCGCTGTCAGAGCGGGAAAACGCCAACAGCCCGCTGCTGATCCGCGCGGATGCCTCCGTTGACGCCTCGGTGGTCGCAGGGTTGATGCCACGGCTCGCCGGGGTCGGGATCACCGATGCCACCCTTTTAACCGCTGCGACGGGCGAGTGA
- a CDS encoding carbohydrate ABC transporter permease: protein MSQTSRPFQLFRNINAKIASIPMILTASVVFLGGTIWTIVYSFTNSKLLPRREFVGFDQYERLWSTNRWIVSIENLLIYGILSLIFSLIIGFLLAALLDQKIRFEDTFRTILLYPFALSFIVTGLVWQWILNPDLGVQSIVRGLGWESFTFDPLYNADIVIYGILIAGLWQGTGLVMCLMLAGLRGIDEDIWKAARVDGIPMWKTYLFIVIPMMRPVFITTLVIIASGIVRLYDLVVAQTGGGPGIASEVPAKYVYDFMFQAQNLGQGFAASTMMLLSVAIIIIPWAYLEFGGKKRG, encoded by the coding sequence ATGTCGCAAACGTCGCGGCCATTTCAACTGTTTCGCAATATCAACGCCAAGATCGCTTCGATCCCGATGATATTGACGGCTTCGGTTGTCTTCCTTGGCGGCACGATCTGGACGATCGTGTATTCCTTCACCAATTCAAAGCTGCTGCCCCGGCGCGAATTCGTGGGCTTCGATCAGTATGAACGTCTTTGGTCCACGAACCGTTGGATCGTGTCGATCGAGAACCTGCTGATCTACGGCATACTCTCTCTGATTTTCAGCCTGATAATCGGATTTCTGCTTGCAGCATTGCTTGACCAGAAGATCCGGTTCGAGGACACGTTCCGCACCATCCTGCTATACCCCTTCGCGCTCAGCTTCATTGTCACCGGGCTGGTCTGGCAGTGGATCCTGAACCCCGATCTTGGTGTGCAGAGCATCGTGCGAGGGCTTGGCTGGGAAAGCTTCACCTTCGATCCGCTCTATAATGCCGACATCGTCATCTACGGCATCCTGATCGCCGGTCTCTGGCAAGGCACGGGCCTTGTGATGTGCCTGATGCTGGCTGGTCTGCGGGGCATCGACGAAGACATCTGGAAGGCCGCGCGCGTCGACGGCATTCCGATGTGGAAGACTTATCTGTTCATCGTCATTCCGATGATGCGCCCCGTATTCATCACGACGCTGGTCATTATCGCCAGCGGCATTGTGCGTCTTTATGATCTCGTCGTGGCGCAGACCGGGGGCGGTCCGGGCATCGCATCCGAAGTCCCCGCCAAATACGTCTATGATTTCATGTTCCAGGCACAGAACCTCGGACAGGGCTTTGCCGCCTCCACGATGATGCTGCTGAGCGTGGCGATCATCATCATCCCATGGGCCTATCTCGAATTCGGAGGCAAGAAACGTGGCTAA
- a CDS encoding ABC transporter ATP-binding protein gives MSSIEIKDLDLAFGAVKVLEKLNIDVPEGEFLVLLGPSGCGKSTLLNCIAGLLDVTGGQIFIDGKNVTWEEPKDRGIGMVFQSYALYPQMTVRGNLAFGLKNAGLPKAEIEKRIARAAEILQIEPLLDRKPAALSGGQRQRVAIGRALVRDVDVFLFDEPLSNLDAKLRSELRVEIKRLHQQLKNTMVYVTHDQIEALTLADRIAVMRGGIVQQLDDPTTIYNKPTNLFVAGFIGSPAMSFLDGKIEEKDGQKIFIANGIDVAMDGYDGYVPNADGRDMILGVRPEHVGLHEDPSTGIQGVVDIDEPMGSDSLIWITVGNQRLSVRTAAGLGFKPGQPVGITFDITKASLFDKDGGQRL, from the coding sequence ATGTCCAGCATAGAAATCAAAGACCTCGACCTGGCTTTCGGTGCGGTCAAGGTTCTCGAAAAACTCAACATCGACGTGCCCGAGGGCGAATTTCTTGTCCTGCTTGGCCCATCCGGCTGCGGCAAGTCCACGCTCTTGAACTGTATCGCGGGACTTCTCGACGTCACCGGCGGGCAAATCTTCATCGACGGCAAGAACGTGACTTGGGAAGAGCCCAAAGATCGCGGCATCGGCATGGTGTTCCAGTCCTACGCGCTCTATCCGCAAATGACGGTGCGCGGCAATCTGGCCTTCGGATTGAAGAACGCAGGCCTGCCAAAAGCGGAAATCGAGAAACGGATCGCCCGCGCCGCCGAAATCTTACAGATTGAGCCGCTTCTGGATCGCAAACCTGCGGCCCTGTCCGGCGGCCAGCGTCAACGCGTCGCCATCGGGCGAGCGCTGGTGCGCGACGTGGATGTGTTCCTGTTCGACGAGCCGCTATCGAACCTCGACGCCAAGCTGCGGTCCGAGTTGCGGGTGGAAATCAAGCGACTGCACCAGCAGTTGAAGAATACCATGGTATATGTGACCCACGACCAGATCGAGGCGCTGACACTGGCGGATCGTATCGCGGTCATGCGCGGCGGGATCGTCCAACAACTTGATGACCCGACCACGATCTATAACAAGCCCACGAACCTTTTTGTTGCCGGTTTTATCGGGTCACCTGCGATGAGCTTCCTCGATGGCAAGATCGAAGAGAAGGACGGCCAGAAGATCTTTATCGCCAACGGAATCGACGTCGCGATGGATGGTTATGACGGATATGTGCCGAACGCAGACGGGCGCGACATGATCCTCGGCGTTCGGCCGGAACATGTGGGCCTTCACGAAGACCCGTCCACCGGCATCCAGGGCGTCGTCGATATCGATGAACCAATGGGATCGGACAGCCTGATCTGGATAACGGTCGGCAACCAACGGCTGTCGGTACGCACGGCAGCGGGTCTGGGCTTCAAGCCCGGCCAACCGGTTGGCATCACGTTCGATATCACCAAGGCATCGCTGTTTGACAAGGACGGCGGACAGCGCCTCTGA